The Sphingomonas sp. G-3-2-10 DNA window CCGCCGGCCCAAGGTCACCATCGGGCGGAGCAGCGCGTCGAGCGCGGCTCCGGCCGGGCCTGCCGCTTCGACCAGCACCGCGTCCGGTTCGGCCAGTTCGGTTTCCAGCCCGTACCCCGCGTCGGCCCCGCCTTCGTCACGAGCGAACACCAGTCCGCGCACCGCAGCCAGCAGCGACTCGACCGGACCGAAGGGCTGGCCTTCGCCCATCCGCTGGAGCCAGCCATCGCCCGGCAGCGCTTGCGCGGCGGTGACAGCGGCCGCGATTGCTTCGCCGCCTTCGCTGTCATAGCTGGCGACGTCACTCAGTCGTGCCGCCAATCCGCGCCGCCGTCCGCGCGATCCGGATTCGGGGCCGGTGATCCAGCGACGCAACTCGATCGCTTCCTGACCGGTGAGTGCGGCGGAGAACATCGCGTCGGCAGCGTCGAACAGGTGATGTCCCTCGTCGAACACATATCGCGTCGGCCGCGCGCTGGTTTCGCGCCCCCGCGCCGCGTTGACCATCACCAGCGCATGGTTGGCGATGACGATATCGGCATCCACACTGGCCCGCGCCGCGCGCTCAATGAAACACTTCCGGTAATGCGGACACCCGGCATAGACGCATTCGCCGCGCCGGTCGGTCAGCGCGGTCGATCCGTTGCGGCGGAACAGTACCGGCAGCCAGCCGGGCAAGTCGCCCCCGATCATGTCGCCATCGGCGGTATAGGCGGCCCATCGCGCCACCAGTTGCGCCAGGATCGCCGCGCGCCCGGCGAAACCGCCCTGCAGCGCATCTTCCAGATTGAGCAGGCACAGATAGTTCTCGCGCCCCTTGCGGGTCACGATCCGCTTCCTGCGGGTCTCGCCATCGGGAAACAACCGTTCGGTCTCGTGCGACAGCTGGCGTTGCAGCGCCTTGGTGAAGGTCGAGACCCACACTGCACCATCGGCCTGCGCCGCCCATAGCGAGGCGGGGGCGAGATAGCCCAGCGTCTTGCCGATCCCCGTGCCCGCTTCGGCCAGCATCAGATTGGGCGAATCGCGCATCTCCCTCGGCGCGAATGCCCGCGCCGCGGCATTGGCATAGTCGCGCTGCCCCTGGCGCTGCTCCGCGCCTTGCCCGGTCAGCTGCGCCAGCCGTGCCGCGACATCTTCGTCGTGCAGGGTCACCGTGCGCGGGGCAGGGCGGGGCGGCTGCTCGCTCCATTCGGGCAGCTTGGAATAGAGCCAGCGTTCCGCGCGCTCGGGCTTGTCGAGCCGCTGGGACACCGCCGGACCCCAAGGCCAGCGCAGCCGGAACAGCGATTGCGCCGCGTGCCACGCGCCTTCGCGCTCGGGCCAGTCGCCGCCGGTGATCGCCAGCAGTGCTTCGGCCGCGTCGCGCAGGAACGGTGCGACTTCGGCATCGCTTGCCGGCGGCGCAAGGCCCGCGGCGCGCGCCAGCCCCCGGGGCGTCGGCACCATGAAACGGGCGGGACGAAGGAAGGCGAACAGCTCGAGCAGGTCGAGCCCGTTGATCTCGGGATGGCCGAGCCGTTGGCCGATCAGCGGCGCATTGAGCAGGATCGTCGGCGTATCCGCCGCGATCCGGATCGCTTCGCCACGCCCCACCGCGCGCGTTTCGCCGTCCGGCAGCGCCACCCATACGCCGCTATGGCTGGCATGGAGCGCGGGGTAGGGGAGGGCGAGGGACATCCGGGCTATTCTGTACACTTTTCGTTCCGAGTGAATACCCGGTTCGTGCGGGGTCAGCGCGCGCGGTTCAGTCCCAGAAGCGCCACTCGGCATCCTTCAGCGGATTGTCGACTCGCGTCCCGCCTTCGCCAAAGCAGACGAAGCGCATTACCTGATCGTTATAGCTGCCTTCGCCCGGCACGCGATATTCGGGAGTCGGCGATGGTTCGCTGACCAATATGTTTCCCTCGGCATCCAGCGCGGCAAACTCGATCGTCCGGAACAGCTTTTTCGTGCAGTGAAAGCCCATTGTCACGGCGATGTTGTACGCGCCGTTCGCGCGCGGCTGGGCATAGGCGCTCAACGTCAGCACCGATCTTGTGTCGCCTTCGATCGTGATGGTGCCCGCCTCGACATACATCGCCATGCGATCGGTGCCGTCGATATAATGCCATCGGGGATCAGGCGCATTGGTGGCGAACAAGAGCGCGAACATGGCAGGAATTAGCGGCATCGATCTGTCTTTCCCCGGAAAATCTGCGCCTTCGCACTCCGCTCCGCTGTCCGTAACCCCCGTTCGGGGTAAGCTGCGCCGGTTTCCGTGGCCCCGCGCGGGCGATTGACCGGTCTCTGGCGCTGGCACCCCGCGCCGCTCTTCGCTAGACGCGCCTCACGATGACCGACAAGCAAGCCCTCCGCGCCGCCGCACTCGAATCCAAGGCCTGGCCTTACGAAGAAGCGCGCAAGCTGCTGAAACGCTACCCCGATGGCGCGCCGGAAAAGGGCTATGTGCTGTTCGAGACCGGCTATGGTCCCTCGGGCCTGCCGCATATCGGCACCTTCAACGAAGTGCTGCGCACCACGATGGTGCGCCGTGCGTTCGAGGAAATGTCGGATATCCCGACCCGCCTGATCGCGTTCAGCGATGATATGGACGGGCTGCGCAAGGTGCCGGACAATGTGCCGAACGGCGACATGCTGGCGCGTTATATCGGCCATCCGCTGACCAGGGTGCCGGATCCGTTCGGCAAGTTCGACAGTTTCGCGGATCATAACAATGCGATGCTGCGCGATTTCCTGGATCGCTTCGGCTTCGAATATGAATTCGTGTCGTCCACCGACTATTACGGATCGGGCAAGTTCGACGACGCGCTGCGCGGCGTGCTGCGCAACTATCAGGGCATTATGGACGTGATGCTCCCCACGCTGCGTGCCGAGCGTCAGGCGACCTATTCGCCGGTGCTGCCGGTCAGCCCGAAGAGCGGCATCGTGTTGCAGGTGCCGATCGAGGTGCTGGACGTGGAGACCGGCATGATCGCCTTCATGGATGAGGGCGAGCGGATCGAGCAGACCATATTGGGCGGCAAGGCCAAGCTGCAATGGAAGGCCGACTGGGCGATGCGCTGGATCGCGCTTGGCGTCGATTACGAGATGTCGGGCAAGGACCTGATCGATTCGGTGATCCAGTCGGGCAAGATCGCGCGCGTGCTTGGCGCCCGCCCGCCCGAGGGGTTCAATTACGAACTGTTCCTCGACGCCAAGGGCGAGAAGATCTCGAAGACCAAGGGCAACGGCCTCTCGATCGAGCAATGGCTGACCTATGGTCCCGACGAGAGCCTTGCCTTCTACATCTATCGCGAGCCGAAAAAGGCCAAGGCGCTGCACCTCGGCCTGATCCCGCGCGCGGTGGACGATTACTGGCAGTTCCGCGGCAATTACGGGGCGCAGGAAATCGCCCAGAAGCTCGGCAATCCGGTCCACCATATCCATAACGGCCCGCCCCCCGCCGAGACGCT harbors:
- a CDS encoding ATP-dependent DNA helicase, producing MSLALPYPALHASHSGVWVALPDGETRAVGRGEAIRIAADTPTILLNAPLIGQRLGHPEINGLDLLELFAFLRPARFMVPTPRGLARAAGLAPPASDAEVAPFLRDAAEALLAITGGDWPEREGAWHAAQSLFRLRWPWGPAVSQRLDKPERAERWLYSKLPEWSEQPPRPAPRTVTLHDEDVAARLAQLTGQGAEQRQGQRDYANAAARAFAPREMRDSPNLMLAEAGTGIGKTLGYLAPASLWAAQADGAVWVSTFTKALQRQLSHETERLFPDGETRRKRIVTRKGRENYLCLLNLEDALQGGFAGRAAILAQLVARWAAYTADGDMIGGDLPGWLPVLFRRNGSTALTDRRGECVYAGCPHYRKCFIERAARASVDADIVIANHALVMVNAARGRETSARPTRYVFDEGHHLFDAADAMFSAALTGQEAIELRRWITGPESGSRGRRRGLAARLSDVASYDSEGGEAIAAAVTAAQALPGDGWLQRMGEGQPFGPVESLLAAVRGLVFARDEGGADAGYGLETELAEPDAVLVEAAGPAGAALDALLRPMVTLGRRLEAVLAEAPDWMDGQARARIEGAIASLGWRTETVGAWLALIARIGGPADSEYVDWLAVDRVEGREYDVGLHRHWLDPAKPFAETVLKPAHGAVITSATLRAGGDWELAEARSGASHLMRPPGRFEALSPFDYGEQSEVLIVTDVKRGHLPALANAYARLIVAAEGGTLGLFTAIRRLRAVHARIADRLAREGLPLLAQHVDPIDTGTLVDIFRDDPRTSLIGTDALRDGVDVPGHSLRLVVMEGVPWPKPTVLHAARRLAGGGTAYDDRIVRARMAQAFGRLIRRADDRGTFVLLSAAMPSRLLSAFPAATPIARVTLDEAVERVRLSLATRLRHEARATNDATTDPEQA
- a CDS encoding surface-adhesin E family protein; translation: MFALLFATNAPDPRWHYIDGTDRMAMYVEAGTITIEGDTRSVLTLSAYAQPRANGAYNIAVTMGFHCTKKLFRTIEFAALDAEGNILVSEPSPTPEYRVPGEGSYNDQVMRFVCFGEGGTRVDNPLKDAEWRFWD
- a CDS encoding lysine--tRNA ligase, encoding MTDKQALRAAALESKAWPYEEARKLLKRYPDGAPEKGYVLFETGYGPSGLPHIGTFNEVLRTTMVRRAFEEMSDIPTRLIAFSDDMDGLRKVPDNVPNGDMLARYIGHPLTRVPDPFGKFDSFADHNNAMLRDFLDRFGFEYEFVSSTDYYGSGKFDDALRGVLRNYQGIMDVMLPTLRAERQATYSPVLPVSPKSGIVLQVPIEVLDVETGMIAFMDEGERIEQTILGGKAKLQWKADWAMRWIALGVDYEMSGKDLIDSVIQSGKIARVLGARPPEGFNYELFLDAKGEKISKTKGNGLSIEQWLTYGPDESLAFYIYREPKKAKALHLGLIPRAVDDYWQFRGNYGAQEIAQKLGNPVHHIHNGPPPAETLPVTFGLLLNLVGVMGEATKEQVWGYLANYVPDATPEKWPALDALIGYAIAYVRDVAEKPVRRAPEGVEVQALQDLDDQLTALGDDADAEAIQNIVYEIGKARFGKEALRDWFKALYETLLGSSQGPRMGSFIALYGVENSRKLIAEALAKA